The proteins below are encoded in one region of Aquisphaera giovannonii:
- a CDS encoding superoxide dismutase family protein codes for MTMKASKGILTLAVGGMVCFGMAGLRGSAMAQHEKMAPAKSTVTKAVAILLPTKGSKVEGRVTFTEEGGKVKVHAEISGLAPGEHGFHIHEFGVWSEDGMAAGGHYNPTAQKHAGTDTPKRHVGDLGNITANSNGNATVDIEDENLSFHGPTSILGRGVVVHEKADDLKSQPSGNAGGRVAVGVVGVAKP; via the coding sequence ATGACGATGAAGGCGAGCAAGGGCATCCTGACGCTGGCGGTGGGGGGGATGGTCTGCTTCGGGATGGCCGGCCTGCGGGGCTCGGCGATGGCGCAGCACGAGAAGATGGCGCCGGCCAAGTCGACGGTCACCAAGGCCGTGGCCATCCTGCTGCCGACCAAGGGGAGCAAGGTCGAGGGCCGCGTGACGTTCACCGAGGAGGGGGGCAAGGTCAAGGTCCACGCCGAGATCAGCGGCCTGGCGCCCGGCGAGCACGGGTTCCACATCCACGAGTTCGGCGTCTGGTCCGAGGACGGCATGGCCGCCGGCGGCCACTACAACCCGACCGCGCAGAAGCACGCGGGCACCGACACGCCCAAGCGGCACGTCGGCGACCTCGGCAACATCACGGCCAACTCCAACGGCAACGCGACGGTGGACATCGAGGACGAGAACCTGAGCTTCCACGGCCCGACCTCGATCCTCGGCCGCGGCGTGGTCGTGCACGAGAAGGCGGACGACCTCAAGAGCCAGCCCTCCGGCAACGCGGGCGGCCGCGTCGCCGTCGGCGTCGTCGGCGTGGCTAAGCCCTGA
- a CDS encoding metallophosphoesterase produces the protein MIVWLLLCLGIAVGGITILVVAINVSFGMGWKTGRMEHVALLAGAAVGLTMLEVLRRWWLVPVVEWPWAMQAAAAACCLVAVVGLPLATWRRWSRTTPEGIERADTVLDLAGESGPSRFIGEGHHNWLLRIPGNESLGLVVHHWTARVPRLPAELDGLSILHMTDLHFHRAYDRRYFEAVFDAAVDEPADLVLVTGDLIDDPACIEWITPLFERLQGPFGRFAILGNHDHMHLTGPIAEAVEAAGFTVLDGTAERVSVMGKAVAIGGTCAPWGPPIPADALAGSPADFRLLMSHTPDLVYKAEKQGWDLVLSGHNHGGQVVLPGFGPVLMPSRYSRRFEQGFYGVGRSLLYVSRGIGGKHPIRIGCPPEIAHFTLKAADPNPRPAESSTTRPASRSLV, from the coding sequence ATGATCGTTTGGCTGCTGCTCTGCCTCGGGATCGCGGTCGGCGGGATTACGATCCTAGTCGTGGCGATCAACGTCTCGTTCGGGATGGGGTGGAAGACGGGACGGATGGAGCACGTCGCGCTGCTGGCCGGGGCGGCCGTCGGCCTGACCATGCTCGAGGTCCTGCGGCGATGGTGGCTCGTGCCGGTCGTCGAGTGGCCGTGGGCGATGCAGGCGGCCGCGGCGGCCTGCTGCCTCGTCGCGGTCGTGGGGCTGCCCCTGGCGACCTGGCGTCGCTGGAGCCGGACGACGCCGGAGGGGATCGAGCGGGCCGACACCGTGCTCGACCTGGCCGGAGAGAGTGGACCATCCCGGTTCATCGGCGAGGGGCATCACAACTGGCTGCTGCGGATCCCGGGGAACGAGTCGCTGGGCCTGGTCGTCCATCACTGGACGGCGCGGGTGCCCCGGCTGCCGGCGGAGCTGGACGGGCTGTCGATCCTGCACATGACGGACCTCCATTTCCACCGGGCGTACGACCGCCGCTACTTCGAGGCGGTCTTCGACGCCGCCGTCGACGAGCCCGCCGACCTGGTCCTCGTGACCGGCGACCTGATCGACGACCCGGCCTGCATCGAATGGATCACCCCCCTCTTCGAGCGGCTCCAGGGCCCGTTCGGACGGTTCGCGATCCTCGGCAATCACGACCACATGCATCTCACCGGGCCGATCGCCGAGGCGGTCGAAGCCGCGGGCTTCACGGTCCTCGACGGCACGGCGGAGCGGGTCTCGGTGATGGGCAAGGCCGTCGCGATCGGCGGCACGTGCGCCCCGTGGGGGCCGCCCATCCCGGCCGATGCCCTGGCGGGCAGCCCGGCCGACTTCCGGCTCCTCATGAGCCACACGCCCGACCTGGTCTACAAGGCGGAGAAGCAGGGTTGGGACCTGGTCCTGAGCGGCCACAACCACGGAGGCCAGGTCGTCCTGCCGGGCTTCGGCCCCGTGCTGATGCCGAGCCGCTACAGCCGCCGCTTCGAGCAGGGGTTCTACGGCGTCGGCCGCTCGCTCCTCTACGTCAGCCGGGGCATCGGCGGCAAGCACCCGATCCGCATCGGCTGCCCGCCGGAGATCGCCCACTTCACGCTCAAGGCGGCCGATCCCAATCCCCGCCCGGCCGAGAGTTCGACCACCCGGCCGGCGAGCAGGAGCCTCGTCTGA
- a CDS encoding helicase HerA-like domain-containing protein, translating to MSTPPHAARPEPSPGSDPRVAAFCSRAHPGLFYSVAQAADVWKRDPFDVESIHGNVRAAFLGMVDRATTPGHLPTGRMLLLLGDSGSGKTHLMRAFRNSVHAARRGYCAYMQMTAFTDQYGRYVLNNLIQSLDKPYADDGGKATGLMRLSAGLADAVAADEPSRVMLDRIRDDDLDQDALDGIIHELTDRIILDDRFSRIDDDAIRAILYLQHGDPRIKARVLKYLRCEDLTAHDRRLLGEIVPRTYPDAPHWMIQRLGEMIWALEQVPLILCVDQLEDMLNLDDAPLLFRRALSTLCDLVSRLPSCLVVISCLRDYYDQLKQHLAKPTQTRVQGSPGPIDLKAPREAGEIAQVVGSRLRFLYESEGVAWSPADPTFPFPAEFVAGLAGLSTRDVLEKCHHYRERCVAEGNLVPFEGAPVEPREPDPTEIEQAWNELTSGSPREVPSREATLAEILAGAIRGCSGELTTGHDFHAEVSDRFIPVEIHAPDDSVERLYAGVCNKSAKGGALGRQIEEVAKLASEQTAVLVRSTAFPSNPRAQITQQLGKLTDRGARLVVVEDSDWRTMMAYPEFAARHAGHPAFATWRTRSRPLSSLESLRRILDLDRIEGGAPAPVEARPREEAASKANGRAAGGAEASTELGGVAIVAGTRTPLLLGRTNSRREEPVTLDPDLLTRHAAFLGTPGSGKTTAALAVVEQLLLRGIPAILVDRKGDLCAYARPGMGLRDDLDDVLGERAGQLRARVEVALYTPRKASGRPLSIAAAPAGLGSLPDDERTQGAKYAAAALGGMMNYRSGKADQANLAILGQAIEILCQEDREGPVSIKDLIAFIADRDRALVDAVGRLDTRRFDKLAEDLQTLHLTQGDLLAAQGEPLDVDALLGRAPRATPGKTRLSIVSTKFLGNNQDIQFWVAQLLMELARWASRHPAPDGSLQAVAMFDEADLYLPAVGKPASKEPMENLIRRARSAGLGLFLATQNPGDFDYRCRENVQTWLVGQIREANSLTKMRPLFADNRVDIADVLPGQKTGEFHLVREGQSIPLRADRSAADTRQVPEDEIPLLARLTIGMD from the coding sequence ATGAGTACCCCGCCCCACGCCGCCCGCCCCGAACCGTCCCCCGGCTCCGACCCGCGCGTCGCGGCGTTCTGCTCCAGGGCCCATCCGGGCCTCTTCTATTCCGTGGCCCAGGCCGCCGACGTCTGGAAGCGCGACCCTTTCGACGTGGAGTCCATCCACGGCAACGTCCGGGCGGCATTCCTCGGCATGGTCGACCGCGCGACCACGCCCGGCCACCTGCCCACGGGCCGCATGCTCCTGCTCCTGGGCGACTCCGGGAGCGGCAAGACGCACCTGATGCGCGCCTTCCGGAATTCGGTCCACGCGGCGAGGCGGGGCTACTGCGCCTACATGCAGATGACCGCGTTCACGGACCAGTACGGCCGCTACGTCCTGAACAACCTCATCCAGTCCCTCGACAAGCCCTACGCCGACGACGGCGGCAAGGCGACCGGCCTGATGCGCCTCTCCGCCGGGCTTGCGGACGCCGTCGCCGCGGACGAGCCATCCCGCGTGATGCTCGACCGGATCCGCGACGACGACCTGGACCAGGACGCGCTCGACGGGATCATCCACGAGCTGACCGACCGGATCATCCTCGACGACCGATTCAGCCGGATCGACGACGACGCCATCCGCGCCATCCTCTACCTCCAGCATGGCGACCCGAGGATCAAGGCCCGCGTGCTCAAGTACCTCCGCTGCGAGGACCTCACCGCCCATGACCGCAGGCTCCTGGGCGAGATCGTGCCGAGGACCTACCCGGACGCCCCCCACTGGATGATCCAGCGCCTCGGGGAGATGATATGGGCCCTCGAGCAGGTGCCGCTGATCCTCTGCGTCGATCAGCTCGAGGACATGCTCAACCTGGACGATGCCCCCCTGCTCTTCCGCCGCGCCCTGTCCACGCTCTGCGACCTGGTGAGCCGACTGCCATCCTGCCTCGTCGTGATCTCGTGCCTCCGCGACTACTACGACCAGCTCAAGCAGCACCTGGCCAAGCCCACCCAGACCCGCGTCCAGGGCAGCCCCGGCCCGATCGACCTGAAGGCCCCCCGCGAGGCCGGCGAGATCGCCCAGGTCGTCGGCAGCCGCCTGCGGTTCCTCTACGAATCCGAAGGGGTCGCCTGGTCGCCGGCCGATCCGACCTTCCCCTTTCCCGCGGAGTTCGTCGCCGGGCTCGCGGGCCTCAGCACGCGGGACGTGCTCGAGAAATGCCACCATTACCGCGAGCGGTGCGTGGCGGAGGGCAACCTGGTCCCTTTCGAGGGTGCGCCGGTCGAGCCTAGGGAGCCCGATCCCACCGAGATCGAGCAGGCCTGGAACGAGTTGACCTCCGGCTCGCCTCGCGAGGTCCCCAGCCGCGAGGCCACGCTTGCCGAGATCCTGGCCGGGGCCATCCGCGGATGCTCGGGCGAATTGACGACAGGGCATGACTTCCACGCCGAGGTGAGCGACCGCTTCATCCCCGTGGAGATCCACGCGCCGGACGACTCCGTCGAGAGGCTCTACGCCGGCGTCTGCAACAAGAGCGCCAAGGGGGGCGCCCTCGGGCGTCAGATCGAGGAGGTGGCGAAACTCGCGAGCGAGCAGACCGCCGTGCTCGTCCGGTCCACGGCCTTCCCATCCAACCCCCGGGCCCAGATCACGCAGCAGCTCGGCAAGCTCACCGACCGGGGCGCCCGGCTGGTCGTCGTCGAGGACTCCGACTGGCGGACGATGATGGCCTACCCGGAGTTCGCGGCCAGGCACGCCGGCCATCCGGCGTTCGCGACCTGGCGGACCCGGTCGCGACCGCTCTCCAGCCTCGAATCGCTCCGGAGGATCCTCGACCTGGACCGCATCGAGGGCGGGGCGCCAGCGCCCGTCGAGGCGAGGCCGCGCGAGGAGGCCGCGTCGAAGGCCAACGGCCGAGCCGCCGGCGGCGCGGAGGCCAGCACCGAGCTCGGCGGCGTCGCCATCGTCGCCGGGACCCGCACGCCCCTGCTCCTCGGCCGGACGAACTCCCGCAGGGAGGAGCCGGTCACGCTCGACCCCGACCTGCTGACCCGCCACGCGGCGTTCCTCGGCACGCCGGGGAGCGGCAAGACCACCGCCGCGCTGGCGGTCGTCGAGCAGCTCCTGCTCCGCGGCATCCCGGCGATCCTCGTCGATCGCAAGGGGGACCTGTGCGCGTACGCGAGGCCCGGCATGGGCCTGCGCGACGACCTCGACGACGTGCTCGGCGAGCGGGCCGGGCAGCTCCGGGCCCGCGTCGAGGTCGCCCTCTACACGCCCCGGAAGGCGAGCGGCCGCCCCCTGTCCATCGCCGCGGCACCGGCGGGGCTCGGCTCGCTTCCGGACGACGAGCGGACGCAGGGGGCGAAGTACGCCGCCGCCGCGCTCGGCGGCATGATGAACTACAGGAGCGGCAAGGCGGACCAGGCGAACCTCGCCATCCTCGGCCAGGCCATCGAGATCCTCTGCCAGGAGGATCGGGAGGGCCCCGTCTCCATCAAGGACCTGATCGCATTCATCGCCGACAGGGACAGGGCGCTCGTCGATGCCGTCGGCCGGCTGGACACGAGGCGGTTCGACAAGCTCGCGGAGGATCTCCAGACGCTCCACCTCACCCAGGGCGACCTCCTGGCCGCCCAGGGCGAGCCGCTGGACGTCGATGCCCTGCTCGGCCGCGCGCCCCGCGCGACCCCGGGGAAGACCCGGCTCAGCATCGTCAGCACCAAGTTCCTGGGCAACAACCAGGACATCCAGTTCTGGGTCGCCCAGCTCCTCATGGAGCTCGCCCGCTGGGCGAGCCGGCACCCCGCCCCGGACGGCTCGCTCCAGGCCGTCGCGATGTTCGACGAGGCCGACCTGTACCTCCCGGCCGTCGGCAAGCCGGCCAGCAAGGAGCCGATGGAGAACCTGATCCGTCGCGCCCGGTCGGCGGGCCTGGGCCTCTTCCTCGCCACCCAGAACCCCGGCGACTTCGACTACAGGTGCCGCGAGAACGTCCAGACGTGGCTCGTCGGCCAGATCCGCGAGGCGAACTCCCTCACCAAGATGCGGCCCCTGTTCGCCGACAACCGCGTGGACATCGCCGACGTCCTGCCGGGCCAGAAGACCGGCGAGTTCCACCTCGTGCGCGAGGGCCAGTCCATCCCCCTCCGCGCCGACCGCTCCGCCGCCGACACCCGCCAGGTCCCCGAGGACGAGATCCCCTTGTTGGCCCGCCTGACGATAGGGATGGACTAA
- a CDS encoding DUF559 domain-containing protein, translated as MPPTASNEAPSRLHSWLDRHEERRRGGIPTVSVVPAAGGWALREVLAWGRAAGRGRALVASTRDDWTEESLARGWLRTLIAATDPEHAAAGWLAGRMGREAGELLRSLRARSRLERGLFLDSALPAADHDPEEAACRGILGGLAGDERPGTRTADEIIEGLGASPLRWASDGRWSGLPAAVATVCGQGRLPLLVLSASAEGDDDRAPPAPPSPDRLAAAAGILAGLVSAHPPLPAALVIDPAAWRDYLGLGEESRARSILRQSVIPAEAVQAGSRTAEEHARRSLAESLADPGNAEKADRARSAAERYLFERLEARPETAGLFRLNETLDFPFNSSRPIEIDLLAPSLKLAVEIDGYYHFTDRDAYRRDRRKDALLQTHGHMVLRVLAEDVVTHLEETLGAIREAVAHRRGRPSTGTERKDDA; from the coding sequence ATGCCGCCGACGGCCAGCAATGAGGCGCCCTCGCGACTCCACTCCTGGCTCGACCGCCACGAGGAGCGGCGGCGAGGGGGAATCCCCACGGTCTCCGTCGTGCCCGCGGCCGGCGGATGGGCCCTGCGCGAGGTCCTCGCCTGGGGCCGGGCCGCGGGTCGAGGCCGAGCGCTGGTCGCCTCGACCCGGGACGACTGGACGGAGGAGTCGTTGGCCCGCGGCTGGCTCCGGACGCTGATCGCCGCGACCGACCCGGAGCATGCCGCCGCCGGCTGGCTCGCCGGCAGGATGGGCCGCGAGGCCGGCGAGCTTCTCCGGTCGTTGCGGGCGAGGTCCCGCCTGGAGCGCGGGCTGTTCCTCGACTCCGCGCTGCCGGCGGCCGATCACGACCCCGAGGAGGCGGCCTGCCGCGGGATCCTCGGCGGGCTCGCCGGGGACGAGCGTCCCGGGACGAGGACCGCGGACGAGATCATCGAGGGGCTCGGCGCGAGCCCGCTGCGATGGGCCTCCGACGGCCGATGGTCCGGGCTCCCGGCCGCGGTGGCGACGGTCTGCGGGCAGGGCCGCCTGCCCCTGCTCGTCCTCTCGGCGTCTGCCGAGGGCGACGACGATCGGGCCCCCCCTGCCCCGCCCTCGCCCGATCGCCTGGCCGCCGCGGCCGGGATCCTGGCCGGGCTGGTCTCCGCGCATCCGCCGCTGCCCGCCGCGCTGGTCATCGACCCGGCCGCCTGGCGGGATTACCTGGGCCTCGGCGAGGAGTCGCGTGCCAGGTCGATCCTGCGGCAGTCGGTGATCCCGGCCGAGGCCGTGCAAGCCGGATCGCGGACGGCCGAGGAGCACGCCCGCCGATCCCTCGCCGAGTCCCTCGCCGACCCGGGGAACGCGGAGAAGGCCGACCGGGCCCGAAGCGCCGCGGAGCGATACCTCTTCGAACGGCTGGAGGCGCGGCCCGAAACGGCCGGCCTGTTCCGGCTGAACGAGACGCTCGACTTCCCCTTCAACTCATCCCGGCCGATCGAGATCGACCTGCTCGCGCCCTCGCTGAAGCTCGCCGTCGAGATCGACGGCTACTACCATTTCACCGACCGCGACGCCTACCGCCGCGACCGCCGCAAGGACGCCCTCCTCCAGACGCACGGCCACATGGTCCTCCGCGTGCTGGCCGAGGACGTCGTCACCCACCTGGAAGAGACGCTCGGCGCCATCCGCGAGGCCGTCGCCCATCGCCGCGGCCGTCCGTCCACGGGCACCGAGAGGAAGGACGACGCATGA
- a CDS encoding carboxypeptidase-like regulatory domain-containing protein, which produces MYSSTWTLLAISLALDLPPSADVGPVPVVGTVVDEAGKPVAGADVWLTPAVRLDDERKSGMALSWSATRSREDRTPRVLARARADGSGTFRMEIPAEIASRPDPIGLAAWATQAGHAAALHRLPPGIGAGGESVTVTLAVGPSARAEMTFRDPQGRPLVGAKIVPSVVRQVPIPAELGEAFATATDAEGRATVAGLDQSAVDAVRVSASGLGEQEIAADVSPPGTPIALAPVGKVAGRLVAPADHRGPLKGLAVRVRSRVGGFEGSGVSAEAVAPCDAAGRFEFPAIATGLLEIRVVAEGEGATPLRAIAVEDLVLEPGSAIEREVPLRPTVRVRGEVREKGPGRPIAGVLITINERDGGDAWVLSDAAGKWAALVDREVNQPFGWPMRVRVPYYIPAGSPEPPQRMPPRGVDELTLPILELARGVDVRGVVRDPDGRPVAGAEVELFMTSGDYGTFARLVRTDAEGRFLVAGVDAIGELKLRARRGSSTSGPLLAIRAKDMKEPISLMLRRSRIARLGGRVVDPSGRPIAGAVVRIQRRSLDGKAVVAIGPAADDDGATAWRTGADGRYRVGPLVAGDEYTVEASATGRLPARSGTVLLVPSGEDAVASAPDLVLPGVVAVEGRVVDRAGAPVPGAVVRQSGDGPLRTRATADIYGRFRLPGFVEGPAFAFATCDGFRRAFLPITAGSGPVTLTLIRATEPPERAYRTLPPALPPEESKALARRLFVPMAEQVLAKGTQVEKFRMFRDALDVDPLAVLEKLESLNLGDTVLNGLARAELAAALAAESFDEAVALAEAGPDAESRAAAYAAVLDAVGTADKARARSLADQAALNVRAIKSPSQRLLVSVQVADRLVDLGDRDGARSLLKEAEDLARSGKAAGAGGYELGHVAEVLGRIDLPSALRMMDEMIEDVRKVSRADRTYVFARLYGRLAHRLAADSPADAERVLDIVRKLKPDESARYIVAACARMAPKDPARARRIAETMIPPESARQIPWALGLIAGGLAATDRAAAARFLEDAFASLEALADEGKSSGLSDLADIAGAMLPLVEDVAPDRLGESLARTLALRDGRRADRPLAGEEGRVAQLAMIVAPYDRDLAARILRPAVDRIPRLRALGERDYGSWRVLAALALIDPKDAASRIEALPDDQAAGLVANTPKRYAIGYAAKLLARQGKARWSFILENLLYLYSPEQRFL; this is translated from the coding sequence ATGTACTCATCGACCTGGACACTCCTGGCGATCTCACTGGCCCTGGACCTTCCGCCGTCCGCCGACGTCGGCCCCGTGCCGGTGGTCGGCACGGTCGTCGATGAGGCGGGCAAGCCCGTTGCGGGGGCCGACGTGTGGCTGACGCCGGCCGTGCGATTGGATGACGAGCGGAAGTCGGGAATGGCCCTGAGCTGGTCGGCGACCCGGAGCCGCGAGGACAGGACGCCCCGCGTGCTTGCCCGCGCCAGGGCCGACGGCTCGGGCACGTTCCGCATGGAGATCCCCGCGGAGATCGCGTCGCGGCCCGATCCGATCGGGCTCGCGGCCTGGGCGACGCAGGCCGGCCATGCCGCGGCCCTGCATCGCCTGCCGCCGGGGATCGGAGCGGGCGGGGAGTCGGTGACGGTGACGCTCGCGGTCGGTCCCTCCGCGAGGGCCGAGATGACGTTCCGCGACCCGCAGGGGAGGCCGCTCGTCGGGGCGAAGATCGTGCCCTCGGTCGTGCGGCAGGTCCCGATCCCGGCCGAGCTGGGCGAAGCCTTCGCGACCGCGACCGATGCCGAGGGCCGCGCGACGGTCGCCGGCCTGGATCAATCGGCGGTGGACGCGGTGCGCGTGTCGGCGAGCGGGCTGGGCGAGCAGGAGATCGCCGCCGACGTCTCGCCGCCCGGGACGCCAATCGCCCTGGCGCCGGTGGGTAAAGTTGCCGGGCGTCTGGTCGCGCCGGCGGACCATCGAGGGCCGCTGAAGGGGCTGGCGGTCCGCGTCCGTTCTCGCGTCGGCGGTTTCGAGGGCTCGGGCGTCTCGGCCGAGGCCGTCGCGCCGTGTGATGCGGCCGGGAGGTTCGAGTTCCCGGCGATCGCGACGGGATTGCTGGAGATCCGGGTCGTGGCCGAGGGCGAGGGCGCGACGCCCCTCCGCGCCATCGCGGTCGAGGACCTGGTCCTGGAACCGGGCTCGGCGATCGAGCGGGAGGTCCCGCTGCGGCCGACGGTCCGCGTGCGGGGCGAGGTCCGTGAGAAGGGGCCGGGGAGGCCGATCGCGGGCGTCCTGATCACGATCAATGAACGGGACGGCGGGGACGCCTGGGTACTCTCGGATGCGGCCGGGAAGTGGGCCGCGCTCGTCGACCGCGAGGTCAATCAGCCGTTCGGTTGGCCGATGCGGGTGCGGGTGCCGTACTACATCCCGGCGGGCTCGCCCGAGCCGCCGCAGCGGATGCCGCCGCGGGGCGTCGACGAGTTGACGCTGCCGATCCTGGAGCTGGCCCGGGGCGTGGACGTACGCGGCGTCGTCCGCGACCCGGACGGTCGGCCCGTCGCCGGCGCCGAGGTGGAGCTGTTCATGACCTCCGGGGATTACGGCACCTTCGCCCGCCTCGTCCGGACGGACGCCGAGGGCCGCTTCCTCGTGGCGGGCGTCGACGCGATCGGCGAGCTGAAGCTCCGCGCCCGCCGCGGGTCGTCCACGTCCGGCCCGTTGCTGGCCATCCGCGCGAAGGACATGAAGGAGCCGATCTCGCTGATGCTCCGCCGCAGCCGCATCGCCCGGCTGGGCGGACGCGTGGTCGACCCCTCGGGCCGGCCCATCGCCGGGGCCGTCGTTCGCATCCAGCGACGCAGCCTGGACGGCAAGGCGGTCGTCGCGATCGGCCCCGCGGCCGACGACGACGGCGCGACCGCCTGGCGGACGGGCGCCGACGGCCGCTACCGCGTCGGGCCGCTCGTCGCGGGGGACGAGTACACGGTCGAGGCGTCGGCCACGGGCCGGCTGCCGGCCCGTTCCGGCACGGTCCTGCTGGTTCCTTCGGGCGAGGACGCCGTCGCATCGGCGCCGGACCTGGTGCTCCCCGGCGTGGTCGCCGTCGAGGGCCGCGTCGTCGATCGGGCGGGCGCCCCGGTCCCCGGCGCGGTGGTCCGGCAGTCGGGCGACGGGCCCTTGCGGACGCGGGCGACTGCCGACATCTATGGCCGGTTCCGCCTGCCGGGCTTCGTCGAGGGCCCGGCCTTCGCCTTCGCGACGTGCGACGGATTCCGCCGGGCCTTCCTGCCCATCACCGCCGGCTCGGGGCCGGTGACCTTGACGCTCATCCGGGCGACCGAGCCGCCCGAGCGAGCCTACCGGACGCTCCCGCCGGCCCTGCCGCCCGAGGAGTCGAAGGCTCTGGCTCGCCGGCTGTTCGTCCCGATGGCGGAGCAGGTCCTCGCGAAGGGGACGCAGGTCGAGAAGTTCCGCATGTTCCGGGACGCCCTGGATGTGGATCCGCTGGCGGTGCTCGAGAAGCTGGAATCGCTGAACCTCGGCGACACCGTGCTCAACGGGCTGGCGCGGGCCGAGCTCGCGGCGGCCCTCGCGGCCGAGAGCTTCGACGAGGCGGTCGCGCTGGCGGAGGCCGGCCCGGACGCCGAGTCCCGCGCGGCGGCCTACGCGGCCGTGCTGGACGCCGTCGGTACGGCGGACAAAGCGCGAGCCCGCTCGCTCGCGGACCAGGCGGCCCTCAACGTCCGGGCAATCAAGTCGCCGTCGCAACGCCTGCTGGTTTCCGTCCAGGTGGCGGACCGGCTCGTCGACCTGGGAGACCGCGACGGGGCGAGGTCGCTCCTCAAGGAAGCCGAGGACCTCGCCCGCTCGGGCAAGGCGGCCGGCGCGGGGGGCTACGAGCTGGGGCACGTGGCGGAGGTCCTCGGCCGGATCGACCTGCCGTCGGCGCTCAGGATGATGGACGAGATGATCGAGGACGTGCGCAAGGTCTCGCGGGCCGATCGGACCTACGTCTTCGCCCGGCTCTACGGGAGGCTCGCGCACCGGCTCGCGGCCGACTCGCCCGCCGACGCGGAGCGGGTGCTCGACATCGTGCGCAAGCTCAAGCCCGACGAGTCCGCCCGCTACATCGTCGCGGCCTGCGCCCGGATGGCGCCGAAGGATCCGGCGCGGGCGCGGCGGATCGCGGAGACGATGATCCCGCCGGAGTCGGCCCGCCAGATTCCCTGGGCACTCGGCCTGATCGCGGGGGGGCTGGCGGCGACCGACCGGGCGGCAGCTGCTCGCTTCCTGGAGGATGCCTTCGCCTCGCTCGAGGCGCTGGCCGACGAGGGCAAGTCCTCGGGGTTATCGGACCTGGCCGACATCGCCGGGGCCATGCTGCCACTCGTCGAGGATGTCGCGCCCGATCGCCTCGGCGAGTCGCTCGCCCGGACGCTGGCCCTCCGCGATGGCCGGCGGGCCGACAGGCCGCTCGCCGGCGAAGAGGGGAGGGTCGCGCAGCTCGCCATGATCGTCGCGCCCTACGACCGCGACCTCGCCGCCCGGATCCTCCGCCCGGCCGTGGATCGCATCCCGCGCCTCCGTGCGCTCGGCGAGCGGGACTACGGCTCCTGGCGCGTCCTCGCCGCCCTCGCGCTGATCGACCCCAAGGACGCCGCGTCGCGGATCGAGGCCCTCCCCGACGACCAGGCCGCCGGGCTGGTCGCCAACACGCCCAAGCGTTACGCCATCGGCTACGCGGCCAAGCTCCTGGCCAGGCAGGGCAAGGCGCGGTGGTCGTTCATCCTCGAGAACCTGCTGTACCTCTACTCGCCGGAACAGCGATTCCTCTGA